From the Macaca nemestrina isolate mMacNem1 chromosome 7, mMacNem.hap1, whole genome shotgun sequence genome, the window TCCTGAAAGCTCTAAAAGAAATTCCAATAGAAAAACTATTGGTAGATCAGAATGTTCACCATGGGCAAGGCACTATGCCAACTGCTACAGGCACTACAGGGAAAATCCAAATGCTCTAAGGAATGGTACACCTCTGCTCTAAGAGAAGCCATAAAGTACATGGAATACATTGTAATGATTGATTGCCATGACAGATAGTGAGTGATACAGTATTTAAGAAATGATCACTTCCATGGGAGGAGAGGGTGAATGAAGAATTACTTCTAGAAGTGTATGTGTGTCTTAAAATCCACCAAAatgttctcagaaaaaaaaaaaaaaaaaggtgcatcTTGATGGCTAGGGTTGCAAATGGTAGAGATGGGCTTTAGGTAGGAGAAATAATATCAGAAAATCCTGTGGCAAAGCAGTATGGGTTTtaatacaggttgaatatccaAAATCTGCAATGCtctaaaaatctgaaactttttgagtgttgACTTGACagtggagcattttggattttcagaatCGGGATATTCAACATGCAGGAGGAGATAAGAGCTGGATAATGTAGGTTGGAGCCATTATGGAAATGGTCCTATGCAAGACTTTTGAGGGATTGTTTCAAGACTTGCTTTATACAGGGTTAGCTTGAAGAATGGGTTGAAAAACCAGTTGAGACTACTGACTTGTAACAGAGGGGATAAGGTATTGAAACTAGAGTGTTAAAGGgattaaaggccgggcgcggtggctcaagcctgtaatcccagcactttgggaggccgagacgggtggatcacgaggtcaggagatcgagaccatcctggctaacacggtgaaaccccgtctctactaaaaaatacaaaaaactagccaggcgaggtggcgggcgcctgtagtcccagctactcaggaggctgaggcaggagaatggcgggaacccgggaggcggagcttgcagtgagccgagatctggtcactgcgctccagcctgggcgacagagcaagactccgtctcaaaaaaaaaaaaaaaaaaaaaaaaaaaagggattaaaaacagaagaggaCCAGGAGACTCTGAGGATCGACGGGGGATGGATTTGGGAGGTATAAAGGGAGTGAAAAGCCTTTGGAGTAACAAAGGCCCTGAGAAGAGCTGACTTGGGCTCACGCTTACAGGGTATCATGGCATTGATCTACTTGTGCGTGGAAGACATCTTCCAGCTCATTAACTACTACAGCTTCAGCTACTGGTTCTTTGTGGGGCTTTCTATTGTGGGTCAGCTTTATCTGCGCTGGAAGGAGCCTGATCGACCTCGTCCCCTCAAGGTATGGCAACTCCATCCTACCTCTGCTCCATCTGAAACAGCTAGAGTTGCTGCTACAGGGGACTATTACAAGACACTTTATTTAGAAACCTTTGCCTGGGACTTGGTGGTTAGTACTGTGTTGAAATTAAAGGTATGGAAAGAAGGCTCAGTGCGCTAATCCTTATGGGAGGTGTTATTTTAGCTGTTAAGAATCCTGAGTGGTCCACCCCAGTTGTGTTTCCTGTGCCCTCAGCTCAGCGTTTTCTTCCCGATTGTCTTCTGCCTCTGCACCATCTTCCTGGTGGCTGTTCCACTGTACAGTGATACCATCAACTCCCTCATCGGCATTGCCATTGCCCTCTCAGGCCTGCCCTTTTACTTCCTCATCATCAGAGTGCCAGAACATAAGCGACCTCTTTACCTCCGAAGGATCGTGGGTAAGCATTGCATCCTTAAATCAGCTCAGCTATTGTAGAGCTtggtttttgcctttttctgTAAATCTTGCCTCCAAAGACATTTTTGCCATAGCCCCTTCTTATGAACCCTTCGGCTTAATGGAATCACTCCCCTCAGGCCCAGTTCCATTCAATGACACTTGAACTCAGCCCAGTTGACCTCTTCTCAATTCCAACTCAAAGTTTTCTTTGTAGGGTCTGCCACAAGGTACCTCCAGGTCCTGTGTATGTCAGTTGCTGCAGAAATGGATTTGGAAGATGGAGGAGAGATGCCCAAACAACGGGATCCCAAGTCTAACTAAACACCATCTGGAATCCTGATGTGGAAAGCAGGGGTTTCTGGTCTACTGGCTAGAGCTGAGGAAGTTGAAAAGGAAAGCTCACTTCTTTGGAGGCACCTGTCCAGAAGCCTGGCCTAGGCAGCTTCAACCTTTGAACTTactttttgaaatgaaaagtaatttatttgttttgctaCATACAGTTCCAGACTTTTAAAGCGGACAATAGAGGAGACTGGGGAGAGGAGCATGTCAGGTGTGGGCTTGGTGGTTTTAGAAGCACCTGAGTGCGCCTACCtactcctcttttcttttaaaagggcCCACAATCCTCCAATTGTCTCCTTTAGAGAGACATCAAACTATCACAGGTGCTGGATGACAATAAAAAGTTATGTTCCTAAAGTCTGAGTGACTTCACTTTATATAGTATCTCTAGGACAGCTCCCATTAGCCTAGAAACACAAAGACTAAAAACAATCTTATGCTTGAAAGTAGATCCATCTTTTCTCTCTCAAGCTAGCTGCTGAAGGCTGATAAACCAGGCTCTACACAAAGGCAGACAACAGAACACTTCAACTACTCTAGTGAAATGTTGGATTGTTACATAAAAATGACATGaacttcctttttgagacaggatcttgctctgtggccaaggctggagtatagcagcatgatcttggctcactgcagcctcaacctcctgggcttaagctatcctcccacctcaccctcccaggtagctgggactatgggcaagcaccaccatgctcagctaactttttagcagagacaaggtctcgccatgttgcccaggctggtctcgattcctggactcaagtgattcacccacctcagcctcccaaagtgctgagattataggtgtgagccactttgcccagcctgGAACTTTCATTCTTAATTATCACTAAGAATTTCCACACATCTACttcttgaaatttttaaagtaatcttGGAATCAAGAAATGCAGTTATTATATTTAGATACAATCTCAACATTCAACTTATCAGCCACACCTCTAGACTGCAATCCAAATGTGGATAGAACAACACATGTATGGGTTGgaagtttaaacttttttttttttttgaaacagtcttactctgttgcccaggatggagtgcaatggcttgatcttggttcactgcaacctctgcctccgaggttcaagtaattctcctgcctcaactgcccaagtagctggaactacagacgtgtaccaccacgactggcttaatttttgtatttttagtagagacagggtttcactatgttggccaggctggtctcaaactcctgacctcaggccatctgcccgtctcagcctcccaaagtgctgggattacaggcgtgagccactgtgcctgggtggAAGTTTAAACCCTTAATGCCAggttaaaacattaattttccaATGCCATGGGCCAGCAAAAGCAATCATGACCCACTCTATTCttcggttttcttttttttgagacagagtctcctccctctgttgcccaggctggagtgcagtggcgcaatcttggctcactgcaacctccacctcccaggttcaagcaattctcctgcctcagcctcccgagtagctgggacaataggtgtgcgccaccatgtgtggctatttttgtgtttttagtagagatgaggtttccccatgttggacaggccggtctcaaactcctgacctcaggtgatccgcccgcctcggcctcccaaagtcctgggtaTTCTTCAGTTTTCTGAAGCACACACTCATTTCCCTGTTCAATAAGTATCAGGAAGCAGCATGTAGTACAGAGGTTTACTAACTCTGTgaatgggaagatcacttggcTACCCAGTGCTCTCTTATAAACATGAGTATAAGAGTGTTTcgtgaaattgtttttaaaatgaacatcTCTGTGTGCCACAGTTCCTAGGACTGGGGCAAGGACACAGTGTCAAGTCTTGTTTTGAGGATGAGTCTTTGAAGAGACAGAGTTCCTGCCAGAATGCGCACGGAACGTAAGTCAGCCAAGCGTGTCGCGCCAGGGATACTTTGACTTTggtttgctgctgctgctgctgctgctgctgctaggGATATTGGGAGGGTTATTATTTCCAGGTTGTAGGAGAGGGTTGTGGGTAAAGGTCTGTCGTAAGGGACctgaggggagaagagaaaacaaatctcaatgaagaacagaaagaagaaacaaaagacagaatTTTGGCCTGAAAGGACTATTTACCCCTGGCTGCTAGCTCCAAGTGATTCTGCATGCGTTGTTCACGCTCTCGCAGCTGACGCGCCATTTCAGCATTTTTCCAGCCTGTGTAAAGAGGAGCAAGAGAGTCACTTGCATTTCTATTTGTAGACCCCTCTCCCTAGTCCTGTTTCACAGAGGACGAGCCCTTACCTTTTTTGAAGCTCTCTAGGAAGCCTTCCCGTGGAGGTAATTTGTCAGGGTCATGTACAACACGCTGGGGGATTTTAAGTACAGTGCGTACTGCTGGAATCCGGAGACAGGATACTTGGCCCAGGGAAAACAAATTGGAGGAGAGCCAGTACATAAACACCGCCTGGGTGAGAACACAGAGAGGGGACTCAGAAGCTGTATCCCTGGTCAGCTTGCTAGGTGGCTAGGCTAGGCAGAAGGCCTTGGAGCCAGCCCATAAGGCATTACATACCGTGGGGAAATGCATGGTTACGGGCAAGGCTATCAGGGGCATCACTCTGATCACATTTCTCATCCACTGAAGGTCAGAACTTTGCACACCTGTCTCAGCACCTAGCTGCCAAAAGAAGCGGGGTAGAAAAGTCGGGAAAGCTGTCAGTTTCAGTGAACCTGTCTCTAATCTCTTACCCATCAACTCTTTCTCCAGCAAGTGAAGGATGACCATTCTGTACAATTACTTTACCCTCCAATCCCAGTTCACTTTGCAGGCCTGGCACTTGGCCAATCTGGGCTTACCTCAAGGACAGCCCACATTGTAGCAGTGACTACCAGTGGTAACACGTAGGTGGGATCGGATACCGTGAGATCCTGGAACCACCAGAGGCCACCTGTCTGAAGGCTGGCCACAGGAAGGTTGGCCATCTCTCTCAAAGCAatgaagaaggagaggaagattGGGGCCTATTACACAAGATAAACAGTGTCAGCATGCTTTACCAGaggaaacattttcatcaccccactACTGAAAGCCATGTATAATCCACCACCACCTGTTTTTTTGGGGGGCCTGGGGCACATCAAACACAGAGAGGAAATTTGATGGGTATAGGATGAAATAAGGAAGGAAATGTTTTTGCTCACCTGAGTCAGAGGAAGAATGAGAGGTTTAAAGAGTTTAATACCATGTTTTTTCTGGTAAAATGCCATCTCCGAGGAAGCCTTGTAAACTGTGAGGTGAGAGGAAATTAATGGTTGGGGTAACAGTTACATCAGTGGAGGTGAACATCCTCATCATCTACCTGGCCTGTGAAATTTCTAACCAACCCTGGCCAGTCCTTGGGAGCATTAGGCCCAAGAAACAGATAAATCTTTAGAACTTTCCCGACTGTGGCAACTTCTGATTCACATTGTTCCTTTCCCCCAGCAGAATGTAAGGAAAAGCGCAAATGTGGTCCTCTCCCATGGTCATTCTGCAGCTGACTCACACTCAGTATCGTCTCCCGCCAACTTGGCCTCTCTGACTCGACTGGAAAACTTCTGGATCTCTGGCAAGTGATTGTGGATCTTGGCTGCCTCTCGCTGGCCCATCACGATGAGAGGAAAAATGAGGCAGCGGGCaaagactgtacctggaaaataCAAACTAGGATTGGAGTGAAATTAAAGCAGTTCTGCAGCTAGAAGGTTGAAGGTTTTTAGGTCCTTATTGAAAGGGTCTTATTCTTGCCTTGTCCATTCTGTGACTTATGGCTAAGAGGCCCAGAATTAGGGTCAGGGGTATGAATTAGTTGCTTTAAGGCTCAGTTCTCTGATTTGGCATCACAAAAGTATGGCATTAACTTCTCTAAGCAGATGATTAGGAATCCTGTTTGTTTCCTCAAACAAAAAGGTGACAGGAGCACTTTTCTAGATCAATAGCTTCCAAACTTTTCTGTGATCAAAAGAGCCTCCCTGCTCCATCAAACTGTATACGTAGCCC encodes:
- the LOC105499633 gene encoding mitochondrial inner membrane protein OXA1L, which translates into the protein MAMGLMCGRREVLRLLQSGRRVHSVAGLSQWLGKPLTPRLLFPAARCCCRPHYLFLAASGPRSLSTSAISFAEVQVQAPPVVPATPSPAAVPEVASGETADVVQAAAEQSFAELGLGSHTPVGLIQNLLEFMHVDLGLPWWGAIAACTVFARCLIFPLIVMGQREAAKIHNHLPEIQKFSSRVREAKLAGDDTEFYKASSEMAFYQKKHGIKLFKPLILPLTQAPIFLSFFIALREMANLPVASLQTGGLWWFQDLTVSDPTYVLPLVVTATMWAVLELGAETGVQSSDLQWMRNVIRVMPLIALPVTMHFPTAVFMYWLSSNLFSLGQVSCLRIPAVRTVLKIPQRVVHDPDKLPPREGFLESFKKGWKNAEMARQLREREQRMQNHLELAARGPLRQTFTHNPLLQPGNNNPPNIPSSSSSSSSSKPKSKYPWRDTLG